The sequence below is a genomic window from Leptospira dzoumogneensis.
ATCTTCCGGATTCAATCCTGAACTTCTAAATTCCGAATTTAAAAATTGGGAATTGGATCTTCTTTCTAAGGAGGGAAAATTAAAGTTAGTTTCTCTTTCAAATATTTCCTCTGAATTCCCTCTTTTCGGTTCTACGAATTGGTTCGTAGGAGTGGATATCACAAGGACCAAGGAGATAGAAAGAGAATTAACAAGCTCCTTAAAAGAACTTTCCGATTTTCAAACTGCACTTAACGCAGTCTCCATCGTTGCGATCACCGATAAGGCCGGGACAATTATTTATGTAAACCAAAACTTCTGCGATATAAGCGGTTATTCGAGGGATGAACTTTTAGGTCATAACCATCGTATCATCAATTCAGGTTACCATCCTAAGGAGTTTTTTAGGGATCTTTGGAAGACGATCGCGAAAGGAAAAATTTGGAAGGGAGAGATTAAGAATAAGGCGAAAGATGGAAGATATTACTGGGTGGACACGACCATTTCTCCCATCCTGGACAGTAACGGGAAACCTTACCAATATCTGGCGATCCGCAACGATATTACCGAAAGAAAAGAAACAGAGGAGAAGGCAAGACACGCGGAGAATAATCTCAAAATCCTCCAAGATAGGATGAGTCCCCATTTTCTTTTTAATACTTTGAGTATTATCCATTCTTATCTGCAGACAAATCCAGGACTTGCGGATTCCGCCATTTTGATGCTTGCGGATAATTACAGATTTCTAATGGACCAGGCGAATCAGCAGCTTGTTCCTTTCGACATAGAATGGGAATTTATGGAAAATTATCTACAACTTCTAAAGCTTAGATTTTCCGACTTCTTAGAAGTGGAATCGGAAAAATTGGGAAATTTTAAACAATGCCAGATCCCTCCTTTGACCTTGCAGCCTCTTGTGGAAAATTCATATATCCACGGCCTAAGAGATAGAAAAGGAAAAGGAAAGATCAGTGTAAAAGCTTCTATCCAAGATGGAAAAACTTTGGTGACCATTCGAGACAATGGAAAAGGGTTGAGTGACGCAAATATCCATTCTAGAAGTATCGCGAACATCTCGGAACGTCTGAAATTTTATCTTTACGATTCGGAAGTAAAAATTGAAAATCATCCAGAGGGCGGCGCGATCGTCACTATCGGTTTTAAATCCGCGAAAAATTAAAAAATATGGCAGAATGGAAAACACTTATTGTCGAAGACGAAGCTCCTACCAGGGAATTACTCGTTAATTATTGTTTAGCCAGACCTGAATTAAAATTAGTAAAAGTCGCAAAAGACGGGGAAGAGGCCCTCGAATATCTGCAAAATGAAGAGTTTCATCTTGCGTTTTTGGATATCAATCTTCCTATCCTCTCCGGTTTGGATATTCTGGAAAAACTGGAAAATCCTCCGTATATCATATTTATCACCGCGTTAAGAGACAAGGCTATCGAAGCATTCGAATTCGGAGTGATAGATTATCTGCTCAAACCGTTTTCTAAAGAAAGATTTTTTAAGGCGGTAGATCGTGCCTTGGAAATTTTAGGAAATGAAGCAGATAAACCTTCTAAGAATGTTTTTAATGAGCATGGGCTTTTTATTTTAGAAAAGGAAAATCATTTTTTGATCCCTTATGGAGAGATCATTTATATTTCTTCCAGAGATAATTTTAGCGTGGTCCATACCGAAAAAAGACAATATGTAACCTACAAGTCCTTAAAAAGTCTGGAGCAAAAACTTCCTCCCAGCAAGTTTTTAAGAATATATAAACAATACATAATTAATCTGGAAAAGTTATCTCATTTACAAAGTGATAATATGGGGAATTATTCGGTCCATTTGAAGGACGAGGATGAAACACAACTTCCTGTAGGAAGAAAATATATTTCCAAGATCAAAGAACTTCTATAATTTCTCCCTGTAATTTTACCGTTTAAGAACGGATTTCCCCGAATTCCCTCTTTGGCATTGACTTAGGAAAAAAATTTACTTATCCTTCTCCTTTTACGGCGCTCAAGAAGACTCGCGCCAAAAGGGGAATATAAAGTGGAAAACCAGATAGAGGATCGTCTCGCCAGTTTACAATTTTTAGGAGGAGTAGGAACGGTTACCGGCTCCAAATACCTTGTAAAAGCGTTCGGTAAAACGATCCTGATCGACTGCGGACTTTTTCAAGGGGAAAAGAAACTAAGACTTTTGAATTGGGACTCCGACCAATTTTTTCCGACTGAAATTGATCATATTCTTCTTACCCACGGACATTTGGACCACTGCGGGTATTTGCCCAGAGCGGTTAAAAAGGGATTTAGGGGTAAAATATTCGGCACCAAGCCTACATTAGATGTATCTAATATAGTCCTAAAGGACAGCGCAAAATTACAGGAAGAAGATGCGGAACTCGCAAATTCAGGCGGATATTCCAAACATAAACCTGCCTTTCCTTTATACGATAGTGATGACGCGGAAAAAACGATCAAATTATTCCAAGCGGTAGAAATAGGAGAATGGTTCGATCTAGAGCCGAATATTCGATTTCGTTTCAGATATAACGGACATATTTTGGGAGCAAGCTTCATTGAATTGAAGATAGGAAGTAAGACCCTTATTTTTTCAGGAGATATTGGAAGAGATGAGGATCCTCTTTTATTTGCTCCGGAAAAACCGGAGGAAGGAGATATTATCCTAATCGAATCCACTTATGGAAATCGGATCCACAGAGGAAATCCGATCAAACGTCTAGCCCAGTTGATCCAAGAATTTTCCACTTCTAAAGGAACAATTATCATTCCATGTTTTGCAGTAGAGAGAATTCAGGCTGTTATGTATC
It includes:
- a CDS encoding PAS domain S-box protein, whose amino-acid sequence is MESEARMKKVLDNMPILFFSLDENFRPVSWNYECERVLGFSSEEILNDRNFSFKDLIQVKEEGESSGFNPELLNSEFKNWELDLLSKEGKLKLVSLSNISSEFPLFGSTNWFVGVDITRTKEIERELTSSLKELSDFQTALNAVSIVAITDKAGTIIYVNQNFCDISGYSRDELLGHNHRIINSGYHPKEFFRDLWKTIAKGKIWKGEIKNKAKDGRYYWVDTTISPILDSNGKPYQYLAIRNDITERKETEEKARHAENNLKILQDRMSPHFLFNTLSIIHSYLQTNPGLADSAILMLADNYRFLMDQANQQLVPFDIEWEFMENYLQLLKLRFSDFLEVESEKLGNFKQCQIPPLTLQPLVENSYIHGLRDRKGKGKISVKASIQDGKTLVTIRDNGKGLSDANIHSRSIANISERLKFYLYDSEVKIENHPEGGAIVTIGFKSAKN
- a CDS encoding LytR/AlgR family response regulator transcription factor gives rise to the protein MAEWKTLIVEDEAPTRELLVNYCLARPELKLVKVAKDGEEALEYLQNEEFHLAFLDINLPILSGLDILEKLENPPYIIFITALRDKAIEAFEFGVIDYLLKPFSKERFFKAVDRALEILGNEADKPSKNVFNEHGLFILEKENHFLIPYGEIIYISSRDNFSVVHTEKRQYVTYKSLKSLEQKLPPSKFLRIYKQYIINLEKLSHLQSDNMGNYSVHLKDEDETQLPVGRKYISKIKELL
- a CDS encoding MBL fold metallo-hydrolase RNA specificity domain-containing protein, which produces MENQIEDRLASLQFLGGVGTVTGSKYLVKAFGKTILIDCGLFQGEKKLRLLNWDSDQFFPTEIDHILLTHGHLDHCGYLPRAVKKGFRGKIFGTKPTLDVSNIVLKDSAKLQEEDAELANSGGYSKHKPAFPLYDSDDAEKTIKLFQAVEIGEWFDLEPNIRFRFRYNGHILGASFIELKIGSKTLIFSGDIGRDEDPLLFAPEKPEEGDIILIESTYGNRIHRGNPIKRLAQLIQEFSTSKGTIIIPCFAVERIQAVMYLIWKLMKEGEIPNIPVYMDSPMGSKVLDLFNIYGREWHKLKDDELEELKEDIFCITESAETKKIANKRGPKIVIAGSGMATGGRVLSYLEHSLGDPNSLVLFVGYQARETRGNKLLRGDTEIKIRGKYHEVRCDVQNIDGLSAHADQTELIRWLSKIKTPPKEVFIVHGEEDASRILGNRIRKEYGWETRIPERGEVFEFEV